GACTTCAAGTTTTGATAGAAGAAGACAGTTACCATAAAGGGAACTCCTCAGGAAAAGCACTTTAGAACTACGCTGAGCAGAAGGAACATTAAATGCTTTTATGAAAGATCATTTAATGCTCAGAAAGACGATAGCAACACATTTGTTCAGTGGATCAGGTTAACGTTGCTGCATCCTTTCCTACCGTTGAGAAGATCGTGTATATTAACGGAGGAGTGTGCTAGCTAAGACCACCTCTTGATCAACAGCTAAAAATCTtgttgctagcatacacaaagATCTCAAAGCGCTATCAAAAGTATACATACTTCATCGCTCTTTTAGCACACTTTACAACAGCATTACATTCGATCTTCTAAGGATCAATTTCATGCTACTCAAAACAAACTGATTATTCATATCattaaccttttggttattggATTTAGTCTCGGTATCTGGtgaactaagtgttcttaaaacccagaagtgtaaagtgatctcTAAGAGTTCcaacaggcagtgtgataagtcctgattggagtgggctgttgcaaaagattgtaaagccaaagttttttagtggaaACCTTCCTAagaaggaagaaggggtgacgtaggagtattcattctctgaacatccataaaaaatcttGTGTCACTTTCCTTATCGCAAGcatttgatttgtttccaattGTTGAACTAGCTTGTTAACGTGTTTAAGTCTCTATTGGAAATTGTGAACCGTCTTCCGCACTAAACAGCGATTCACATTTCTAACCGTTTGAGAAGAATTGTTTCAACTGCCTAAAAACAGTCGAAACCAACATTTTACacgagaaaatttgaaagagttcattcaccccccctctaaactctttcccgatctTAACAAGTTGTATCAGAGCGGGGTTTTCTCAAACACTAATATCTTTTTGAACACTTATGgcttctttcaataaaattccaatgTTTTTTAAAGAAGATTATGATGTTTGGAAAATTCGTATGCAGTcacatctagctgcacaagatgatgatatgtggcaTATTATCACTGATGGGCCGATGAAAATCTTGAAAGTTAATACAACTGTCGCTACAATCAAAGGCGCTCCTCAGATGATAGAAAAGCACAGATCCaaatggacagctgaagacaaAAAAAGGCAAATCTGGATAACGTTGCAAAAGACATCCTCTACAAGACTCTGGACAAAAATATGTTTGCCAAAATCAAAACTTGCACTACTGCTAAggaaatatgggaaaaactcACTCAATTATGTGAAGGCAACGAtcagacaaaagaaaacaagttaACTGTCGCCATCCAGAAGTTTGATAATGTTAAAATAAAGCTAGGAGAAACTCTGGTAGAATTTGATGAACGGTTCAACGGTATTATCATCGAACTCATTTCATTAGGAAAAGATTATTCTAATCTTGAAATTCCCTTGAAGGTTATGCGAGCTCTTCCAAGAGAATGGGACGTAAAGACTATAGCAATGCGAGAatccaaagatctaaacaatcTGGAACTTCATGACCTCTTCGCCGACCTTAAAACGTTTGAGTTCGAGCTTGGGATAAGAACTGAAGAAGAAACATCCACCTCTCAACAAACGAAGACATTGGCAGCTACTACAGTAACTCTTCCGATCGAAGAGTCCACAAGTAAGAAATCGGCCGAGCAAttaagcaatgaagccatgtcTTTATTTGTTAAAATATTCAGTAAATTCATGCGTAAGAATCAATCACAGATGAATAAACCTCACTTCAACAAGGACCATAATGATGATGGTCAAGCTTGTTTTAACTATGGAAAGAAAGGACACTTTATTGCAGAATGCAACAGGccaagaaaagatgaaaagaaatcaaGTGACAGAAGACGAGTTAAAGAGAACAAAAGATTCAGCAAAAAGAAGAGTCAGCGAGTTTTAGTTGCAGAAGAAGATAAAGGCAAATGGGCTGAATCAGATTCTGAAAAGTCCATCTTtgaggaatattcaagtgaaagCGAAGATGAGAAAGTAGAATGTCTCATGGCCATAGAAGACCAAGAATCTACCGATGAAAATGTATTTGACTTTAACTCTGATGAATTCACACGAGAAGATCTTGTCACCGCACTTCACGATATGGTAAATGAGTTTAAGAGGCTATCACAGCAGTTCAATGAAGTCAAAACAGAAAAACAAAACTTGGAAAACAAGTTAACTCTCTTTAGCTGTTCACAGCAAAAAGAGGTTGATAGTTTGAGAGTAAAGTTAAGTCTGTTAACGGCTGAGAACGATGACCGGCGAAGATTGTTCGATGCTacgttaaaagaaaataaacgatTGATAAATACAATCAacacttggaacaagtcctctgttTCTCTTAATAGAATGCATGAAATGCAGAAACCGGTCGGAGATAGAACCGGACTAGGTTATGGCATTAATGAATGCAGCACCTTACTAGAGAAAGAcagtttaaaaccaattaaatttgtcagatctagtacggtatatgaacatgataagaCTGAAGATCAAGGTACTCAgaatgtaaatcttgaaaacaacAGAAGGCGATGTGGTTTAGGATACGTCCGAAATTAAGGATGCTAAAACCAACCGATCATGGCTCAGACGCAGGCCAAATACAACCGTTCACAACGGTTCAGGTTGGGCTAGCAGAAAGTCAGGGTCAACcagaaatcattcaaaaactagACCCAACCATTACCACAATAGccgacctgttcaaaagaggTACCGATTGAGTGACAATGACAGACGATCGAAACAACCTACACCACTTGATTATGCTCACAACAGCACTTACTTTATGACACATCATGAAAATTCCTTCAGGATAATTCAAGTGtggattcctaaaggactaataaactcaggacccaaatagaaaagggtACCAATCTCTTATTTCAATAATGACAGGTAACAAAGAAAAAGAAGCTTGAAGAATCCATCTGGTTCTTGGATAGTGGTTGCtctagacacatgactggaaacAAAGTTCTTCTATCAGAAATAGTCAACTACAGAGGCCCAACCATCACATTTGGTGATAATTCTAAAGGTAAAGTtgtgggtaaaggtaagattatccacggCAAAGTTATCATTAAAGATGTGCTTCTTGTAGTAAATTTAtgttataacttgataagcataagcTAACTATGTGACAAATGTTACACCGTTGAGTTTCAAAAACTCTTATGCACTGTTAAAGCCACAGCTGGTAATATCATGTTAACTGGTCACAGAGagcaaaatacatatagagtcaaatggaatgatgattattttaatgcaccTACCTGCTCTATtgcaaatgaaataaaaattggctttggcatAAAAGACTCAACCATctcaactttaaatccattgctacTATTAGCAGACTTAAACTTGTATCTGGTTTGCCTAACATTGACTGTGCCAAAGATAGAATTTGCAATGCCTGTCAATTAGGAAAACATGCTCGCTCAACATTCAAAACCAGGGGAAGAAACTCATCAGCAAAATGTCTGGAACTTCTTCATATGGATTTATTTGGACCGATACCCGTAACgagcttagggggaaagaaatacactctcgtagtaattgatgatttctccaGATTTACATGGGTAACATTTCTAAACTCCAAAGATCAAACAGCCGATCAACTAATCAAGCTGCTCAAAAGACTTCAGAATAAAAAAACGAAGCCATTGACAGAATCAGGAGTgacagaggaactgaatttctaAACCAATTCCTGTCATcctatcttgaagatcatggcatAAAGCATGAACTATCAGCGGCTATATCACCTCAACAGAACGGAGTTGATGAAAGAAGAATCCGCACATTGAAGGAAGCATCTAGAACTATGCTAGCCGAATCTAGCATTtcacaaaggttttgggcagaagctattAACACAGCCTGTTACACTCAAAATCGGTCCATGATCAacaaaaatcatgaaaagactccatatgaaattTGGACCGGCAAGCAACCAGAAGTTGGATACTTTCGCATTTTTGGTTGTAAGTGTTTCATTCATATAAATGGCAAAACACATCTCACTGCATTTGATGTAAAAGCTGACAATGGTATCTTTTTAGGATATTCAGGAGTGAGCAAAGCATACAGAGTTTATAACCAAAGAACtctcactgttgaagaatccatacatattgtatttgatgaatcgtctatatgTCATGACAATAGTAATAGcagtatacatgatttaataaataatattggtTCTACTAACCTTGAAACAAGTAGTGATAATGTGGTAGATCTGAGAAAAACAGGTGGAAATATTGCAAAAAAAATCCAACCATTCAAGAACAAACTCCACAGGTGAACGAACCAGAAGAAAATCAACAAATGCAAAACATACAAATAGAATAAGGAGCACTggaacaagaagaagaaatcaTTCAACCAACTGAGCTaaatccatatggaccatgtctcCAGTGGAGAAAAAATCATCCACTCGAACTGGTCATCGGTAACCCGACTgctcctcttagaactagaaatcaaatgataaatgaatttatgcatgctgcGTTTGTATCTCAgatagaacctaagaaaatcGATGATGCACTCACTTCTTGACACAAATTGGATAAGGCCATGCAAGAGGAACTTAATCAGTTTGAAAGAAGTAAGGTTTGCCATCTAGTCCCTTGGCCTAATAATACTCATGTGATTGGAACAAGATGGGTGTTTAGAaataaaatggatgaaaatggtTTAATTATAAGAAACAAGGCTAGACTAGTAGCTCAAGGCTATAGACAAGAGGAAGGTATAGActttgatgaatcatttgcCCCAGTAGCCAGATTAGAAGCCAttagaatatttttagcatttGCATTATTTAAgatttcaaaatatatcaaatagATGTTAAATCTGCTTTCTTGAATGGATTGTTAAATGAGAAGCTTCATGCAGAACAACCACCTGGCTTTGTTAATCACACTTTCCCTGCGTATGTTTACAAACTTGACAAAGCTCTATATGGACTAAAACAGGCCccgagagcatggtatgacacttTAACCAAATTCCTGCTTGAACATGGTTTCACAATCGAAACGGTTGATATAACGCTGTTTAGATTTTCTAAAAACAATCATTCACtgtttgtgcaaatatatgtggatgatatcatTTTCGGATCAACTAACCCTAAGTTATGTGAGAGATTCACTGAGAATGATGCAGGAGTaatttgagatgagcatgatgggcaAATTAAATTACTTCTTAGGACTGTAAGTCAAGCAGTCCGAAAATGGTATATTTATCAATCAAGCCAAATATACTCGAGATATGCTAAAGAAATTCGGCATGAAAAATTGCTCTCAAGCTTCCACCCCAATGAGTTCATCAATTAAACTGGATAAAGACGAAGGGGAAATCTATGTGgacacaaaaatgtacagagggTTAATTGGTTCTTTGCTATATTTGACTGCAAGTCGacaagatattatgtttgcgGTTTGTTTATGCGCACGGTTTCAAGCTAAATCTATGCAATCTCATTTTATTGCTTCTAAACATatccttaaatatcttaaaggtacTGCTAATGTGGGTCTTTGGTATCCCAAAGATTCAAGTCTCAATCTTGTAGGGTACTCAAACGCAGATTATGCTGGTTGCAAAGTCGACAGAAAAAGTACGAGCGGTTCATGTCAGTTCTTGGGTGAAAGACTAATATCATGGCTTAGTAAGAAATAGACGTCAATTGCTACATCAGTCGcggaagcagaataccttgcggcTGGAAGTTGCTGTGCACTGATGCTATGATACAACAACAATTGAAAGATTATGGCATCCAAGCTACTAAGTCACCTATTTTTTGCGACAATACCAGCGCAATAGCCATCAAATACAACCCTGTTATGCACTCTCGGACATGACATCAGACACCATTTCATCCGAGAACACGTCAGTAAAGAAAGAAATACGGCTTGAATATGTTCATACGGATCAACAAACGgccgatattttcacaaaaccattaccagagGCTAAGTTTTCACATTTCCGTATTAttcttggattaattgatttatattgatataattatttctTGCGTATGTTCAGTTTGTAATGCAGGACATAAACAGAAATATAAAGAGACAGTCGGTAATacaaaatagaaattttttattaaaacaaTCGGGCTCGTACAATCATAATTTCATTATCAACCTGCCCTCGACCAGCTATCCAATCAAGCGGTCAGACCACCGGTGGAGGTACATAAAAACTCATCTGAGGAGGCAATCCTTCTCAGAGTCTTCTGCTCCTTTAGGAGCATGAGGAGGTAGATGCAATCATCAGAAAAGACGTTTGCATTATCAGTGACGTAAAGACGTCGCTGATATTTCTTCAGAGTTGTCACCTCCTTGGAGGTAACAACTTGTCCTCCCTCGAGGGAAGA
This window of the Primulina tabacum isolate GXHZ01 chromosome 4, ASM2559414v2, whole genome shotgun sequence genome carries:
- the LOC142541977 gene encoding uncharacterized protein LOC142541977; translated protein: MFAKIKTCTTAKEIWEKLTQLCEGNDQTKENKLTVAIQKFDNVKIKLGETLVEFDERFNGIIIELISLGKDYSNLEIPLKVMRALPREWDVKTIAMRESKDLNNLELHDLFADLKTFEFELGIRTEEETSTSQQTKTLAATTVTLPIEESTSKKSAEQLSNEAMSLFVKIFSKFMRKNQSQMNKPHFNKDHNDDGQACFNYGKKGHFIAECNRPRKDEKKSSDRRRVKENKRFSKKKSQRVLVAEEDKGKWAESDSEKSIFEEYSSESEDEKVECLMAIEDQESTDENVFDFNSDEFTREDLVTALHDMVNEFKRLSQQFNEVKTEKQNLENKLTLFSCSQQKEVDSLRVKLSLLTAENDDRRRLFDATLKENKRLINTINTWNKSSVSLNRMHEMQKPVGDRTGLGYGINECSTLLEKDSLKPIKFVTKKKKLEESIWFLDSGCSRHMTGNKVLLSEIVNYRGPTITFGDNSKGKVVGKDHGIKHELSAAISPQQNGVDERRIRTLKEASRTMLAESSISQRFWAEAINTACYTQNRSMINKNHEKTPYEIWTGKQPEVGYFRIFGCKCFIHINGKTHLTAFDVKADNDVKSAFLNGLLNEKLHAEQPPGFVNHTFPAYVYKLDKALYGLKQAPRAWYDTLTKFLLEHGFTIETVDITLFRFSKNNHSLFVQIYVDDIIFGSTNPKLCERFTENDAGVI